In Pseudomonas sp. R76, one genomic interval encodes:
- a CDS encoding ABC transporter substrate-binding protein, with amino-acid sequence MGQAAEKKSLVFCSEGSPAGFDTAQYTTATDNDAAEPLYNRLVEFEKGATNVVPGLATKWDISEDGLTYTFHLREGVKFHSNKEFKPTRDFNADDVLFTFNRMLDPDHPFRKAYPTEFPYFNGMSLNKNIAKVEKTDPHTVVITLNTVDAAFVQNIAMSFASILSAEYAEQLLKEGKPSDINQKPIGTGPFVFQRYQKDSQIRYVGNKQYWDPSRVKLDQLIFAINTDASVRVQKLKAGECQVTLHPRPADVDALKADPNLQLLTKPGFNLGYIAYNVRHKPFDQLEVRQALDMAVNKQSILNAVYQGAGQLAVNAMPPTQWSYDDTIKDAAYNPEKAKELLKAAGVKEGTEITLWAMPVQRPYNPNAKLMAEMLQSDWAKIGLKVKIVSYEWGEYIKRTKNGEHDISLIGWTGDNGDPDNWLGTLYSCDAIGGNNYSMWCDPAYDKLIKQAKVVTDREQRTVLYKQAQQLLKAQVPITPVAHSTVNQPLSAKVEGFKVSPFGRNVFSGVSITP; translated from the coding sequence ATGGGCCAAGCCGCCGAAAAGAAGAGCCTGGTGTTCTGCTCTGAAGGCAGCCCGGCAGGGTTTGACACCGCGCAATACACCACCGCCACCGACAACGATGCGGCCGAGCCGCTGTACAACCGACTGGTTGAGTTCGAAAAGGGCGCGACCAATGTGGTGCCTGGGCTGGCAACCAAGTGGGATATTTCCGAAGACGGCCTGACCTACACCTTTCACCTGCGTGAAGGGGTGAAATTCCACAGCAACAAGGAGTTCAAACCGACGCGCGACTTCAACGCCGACGACGTGCTGTTCACCTTCAACCGCATGCTTGACCCTGACCATCCGTTTCGCAAGGCCTACCCCACCGAGTTTCCGTACTTCAACGGGATGAGCCTGAACAAGAACATTGCCAAGGTCGAAAAAACCGACCCGCACACCGTGGTGATCACCTTGAACACGGTCGACGCCGCGTTCGTGCAAAACATCGCCATGAGCTTTGCCTCGATTCTGTCGGCCGAATACGCCGAGCAATTGCTTAAAGAAGGCAAACCCAGCGACATCAACCAGAAGCCGATCGGCACTGGCCCGTTTGTGTTCCAGCGCTACCAGAAAGACTCGCAGATCCGTTATGTGGGCAACAAACAGTACTGGGACCCGAGCCGGGTAAAGCTGGACCAACTGATCTTCGCCATCAACACCGACGCCTCGGTGCGGGTGCAAAAACTCAAGGCCGGCGAGTGCCAGGTAACCCTGCACCCACGCCCGGCCGACGTCGACGCCCTCAAGGCCGACCCCAACCTGCAACTGCTGACCAAGCCAGGCTTCAACCTCGGCTACATCGCCTACAACGTGCGCCACAAGCCCTTCGATCAGCTCGAAGTGCGCCAGGCGCTGGACATGGCGGTGAACAAGCAAAGCATCCTCAATGCCGTGTACCAGGGCGCCGGCCAGCTGGCAGTCAACGCCATGCCGCCGACCCAGTGGTCCTACGACGACACCATCAAGGACGCCGCCTACAACCCGGAAAAAGCCAAAGAGTTGCTCAAGGCGGCCGGCGTAAAGGAAGGCACCGAGATCACCCTGTGGGCGATGCCGGTGCAACGTCCGTATAACCCCAACGCCAAGCTGATGGCCGAGATGCTGCAAAGTGACTGGGCCAAGATCGGCCTCAAGGTCAAGATCGTCAGCTACGAGTGGGGCGAATACATCAAGCGCACCAAGAACGGTGAGCACGACATCAGCCTGATCGGCTGGACCGGCGACAACGGTGACCCGGACAACTGGCTGGGCACTCTTTATAGCTGCGACGCCATCGGCGGGAACAACTACTCCATGTGGTGTGACCCGGCGTACGACAAGCTGATCAAGCAAGCCAAGGTCGTCACCGACCGCGAACAAAGGACTGTTCTGTACAAACAGGCGCAGCAACTGCTTAAAGCACAGGTGCCGATCACGCCAGTCGCCCACTCGACGGTCAACCAGCCGTTAAGCGCCAAAGTCGAAGGTTTCAAAGTGAGCCCCTTCGGCCGCAACGTGTTCTCGGGCGTCAGTATCACCCCATAA
- a CDS encoding ABC transporter substrate-binding protein — translation MLKHAVIPLLVSAGLMAAAPFAQAATNLVFCSEGSPAGFDPGQYTTGTDFDASAETMFNRLTQFERGGTAVIPGLATSWDVSPDGLTYTFHLRDGVKFHTTSYFKPTRTFNADDVLFTFNRMINKDDPFRKAYPTEFPYFTDMGMDTNIKNIEKVDDHTVKFTLGTVDAAFIQNLAMSFASIQSAEYAAQLLKEGKAQDINQKPIGTGPFVFKSYQKDSNIRYTGNKDYWKPEDVKIDNLIFAITTDPSVRIQKLKKNECQVTLFPRPADLKALGEDKDLKLPHQAGFNLGYIAYNVMPVLKGQTAPNPLSDLRVREALDMSVNKQQIIDSVYQGAGQLAVNAMPPTQWSYDTTIKDAPHDVTKAKALLKEAGVKEGTEITLWAMPVQRPYNPNAKLMAEMLQNDWKQIGLKVNIVSYEWGEYIKRSKGGENQAMIIGWSGDNGDPDNWLNVLFGCDSLAGNNFSKWCDKKFDGIVKEAKATSDVAKRTELYKQAQHILKDAVPMTPIAHSTVYQPMRNTVQDFKISPFGLNSFYGVSVSGK, via the coding sequence ATGCTTAAACACGCAGTCATTCCGCTTTTAGTTAGTGCTGGCCTTATGGCCGCAGCCCCTTTCGCCCAAGCGGCGACTAACCTGGTGTTCTGCTCCGAAGGGAGCCCGGCCGGTTTTGACCCAGGCCAGTACACCACCGGAACAGACTTCGATGCTTCGGCCGAAACCATGTTCAACCGTCTGACCCAGTTCGAACGCGGCGGCACCGCTGTGATTCCTGGGCTGGCCACCAGCTGGGACGTGTCCCCGGATGGCCTGACGTACACCTTCCACTTGCGTGACGGCGTCAAGTTCCACACCACCTCGTACTTCAAGCCAACCCGTACCTTCAATGCCGATGACGTGCTGTTCACGTTCAACCGCATGATCAACAAGGACGATCCGTTCCGCAAAGCCTACCCCACCGAGTTCCCGTACTTCACGGACATGGGGATGGACACCAACATCAAGAACATCGAGAAAGTCGATGACCACACCGTCAAGTTCACCCTTGGCACCGTGGACGCAGCGTTCATCCAGAACCTGGCGATGAGCTTCGCCTCGATCCAGTCGGCTGAATACGCCGCCCAACTGTTGAAAGAAGGCAAGGCACAGGACATCAACCAGAAGCCAATCGGCACTGGCCCGTTCGTGTTCAAGAGCTACCAGAAAGACTCCAACATCCGTTACACCGGCAACAAGGATTACTGGAAGCCTGAGGACGTGAAGATCGACAACCTGATCTTCGCCATCACCACCGACCCGTCGGTGCGTATCCAGAAGCTGAAGAAAAACGAATGCCAGGTCACCCTGTTCCCACGTCCGGCCGACCTCAAGGCGCTGGGTGAAGACAAGGACCTGAAACTGCCGCACCAGGCCGGTTTCAACCTGGGCTACATCGCCTACAACGTCATGCCGGTACTCAAAGGCCAGACCGCGCCTAACCCGCTGTCGGACCTGCGGGTGCGTGAAGCCCTGGACATGTCGGTGAACAAGCAGCAGATCATCGACTCCGTGTACCAAGGCGCCGGTCAACTGGCCGTCAACGCCATGCCGCCGACCCAATGGTCATACGACACCACCATCAAGGATGCCCCGCACGACGTGACCAAAGCCAAGGCTTTGCTCAAGGAAGCAGGCGTCAAGGAAGGCACCGAAATCACCCTGTGGGCGATGCCGGTTCAACGTCCGTACAACCCGAACGCCAAGCTGATGGCTGAGATGCTGCAGAACGACTGGAAACAGATCGGCCTGAAGGTCAACATCGTCAGCTACGAGTGGGGCGAGTACATCAAGCGCTCCAAAGGCGGCGAGAACCAGGCCATGATCATTGGCTGGAGCGGCGACAATGGTGACCCGGACAACTGGCTGAACGTGCTGTTCGGCTGCGACTCGCTGGCCGGTAACAACTTCTCCAAATGGTGCGACAAAAAATTCGATGGCATCGTGAAAGAAGCCAAGGCCACATCGGATGTCGCCAAACGCACCGAGCTGTACAAGCAGGCGCAACATATCCTCAAAGATGCAGTCCCGATGACACCTATCGCGCACTCGACGGTGTATCAACCCATGCGCAACACCGTGCAGGACTTCAAGATCAGCCCGTTTGGCTTGAACTCCTTCTACGGCGTGAGCGTAAGCGGCAAGTAA